From the Harpia harpyja isolate bHarHar1 chromosome 16, bHarHar1 primary haplotype, whole genome shotgun sequence genome, one window contains:
- the SRRM1 gene encoding serine/arginine repetitive matrix protein 1 isoform X6, whose product MDAGFFRGTSAEQDNRFSNKQKKLLKQLKFAECLEKKVDMSKVNLEVIKPWITKRVTEILGFEDDVVIEFIFNQLEVKNPDSKMMQINLTGFLNGKNAREFMGELWPLLLSAQENIAGIPTAFLELKKEEIKQRQIEQEKLASMKKQDEDKEKRDKEDKDNREKRDRSRSPRRRKSRSPSPRRRSSPVRRERKRSHSRSPHHRTKSRSATPAPEKKEATPEPEPSVKPKETVVQEATSNSDIPKAPKPEPPVPETKETSPERNSKKEREKEKEKTRQRSPTRSKSRSRSRSRSPSHSRPRRRHRSRSRRRPSPRRRPSPRRRSPPRRMPPPPRHRRSRSPVRRRRRSSASLSGSSSSSSSSRSRSPPKKPPKRTVSSPPRKTRRLSPSASPPRRRHRPSPPASPPPKPRRSPTPQQSNRARKSRGSVSPSRTSAPKHKSTEKRESPSPAPKPRKAELSESEEDKGGKMAAADSVQQRRQYRRQNQQSSSDSGSSSSSEEERPKRSNVKNGEVGRRRRHSHSRSPSPSPRKRQKESSPRRRRRSPSPPPARRRRSPSPAPPPRRRRSPSLPRRRSPSPPPRRRSPSPRRYSPPIQRRYSPSPPPKRRTASPPPPPKRRASPSPQSKRRVSHSPPPKQRSSPAAKRRSPSISSKHRKGSPPSRSNRETRSPPQNKRHSPSPRPRASHTSASPPPPRRGASASPQRRQSPSPSTRPIRRVSRTPEPKKTKASTPSPRSARRVSSSRSASGSPEPAPKKHQGPPSPTRSRSPSANWSPAKKAKSPTQSPSPARNSDQEGGGKKKKKKKDKKHKKDKKHKKHKKHKKEKAAAAAAAAAVAAVDTTSAQEDQEAETEPKKETESEPEDNLDDLEKHLREKALRSMRKAQVSPPS is encoded by the exons ATGGACGCGGGGTTCTTCCGC GGAACAAGTGCAGAACAGGACAATCGCTTCAGCAACAAGCAGAAGAAGCTGTTGAAGCAGTTGAAATTTGCAGAATGCTTAGAAAAGAAG GTGGACATGAGCAAAGTAAATCTGGAAGTAATCAAACCATGGATAACAAAACGAGTAACAGAAATCCTTGGATTTGAAGATGATGTAGTAATTGAATTTATATTCAACCAGTTGGAAGTGAAG AATCCAGATTCCAAAATGATGCAAATCAACCTGACTGGTTTTTTGAATGGGAAAAATGCTAGGGAGTTCATGGGAGAACTGTGGCCACTGCTATTAAGTGCACAAGAAAACATTGCTGGTATTCCAACTGCATTTCTGgaactgaagaaagaagaaataaaacagcgacag ATAGAGCAAGAGAAACTGGCTTCTATGAAGAAACAAGATGAAGACAAGGAGAAGAGAGATAAGGAAGAcaaagacaacagagaaaaaagagacAGATCCAGGAGTCCAAGAAG ACGCAAATCTAGGTCTCCTTCCCCTCGAAGGAGGTCGTCGCCTGTCAGAAGAGAGCGGAAACGCAGCCATTCTCGCTCCCCTCATCACAGAACCAAGAGCCGTAGTGCTACTCCTgcaccagaaaagaaagaggcaacTCCTGAGCCAGAACCTTCTGTGAAACCAAAGGAGACTGTTGTTCAAGAGGCAACTTCAAACAG tgaTATCCCAAAAGCTCCTAAACCTGAACCTCCCGTACCGGAGACGAAGGAAACTTCACCAGAACGTAATtcaaagaaggagagagagaaggaaaaagagaagactcGTCAAAGATCCCCAACTCGGTCCAAGTCAAGGTCAAGATCTCGGTCACGCTCTCCATCTCATTCTCGACCAAGAAGGCGTCATAGATCACGGTCAAG AAGGAGACCAAGCCCAAGACGACGACCATCTCCAAGGAGAAGGAGCCCTCCAAGGCGAATGCCTCCCCCACCCAGACACAGAAGAAGCAGATCCCCTGTGAGGCG GAGAAGACGGTCATCAGCATCCTTATCTGGCAgtagctcttcctcctcctcctcacgtTCCCGATCACCACCAAAGAAACCACCTAAAAGAACTGTATCCAGTCCTCCTCGTAAAACGCGTAGGCTCTCTCCTTCTGCAAGCCCTCCTAGGCGGAGGCACAGACCATCCCCACCAGCAAGTCCACCTCCAAAACCACGCAGGTCTCCAACACCCCAGCAGTCGAATCGTGCAAGAAAAAGCCGTGGCTCTGTTTCGCCTAGCAGAACATCag CACCCAAACATAAGAGTACTGAAAAAAGAGAATCTCCTTCGCCAGCACCAAAACCAAGGAAAGCAGAACTGTCTGAATCGG AAGAAGATAAAGGAGGTAAAATGGCTGCAGCAGACTCTGTTCAACAGAGGCGTCAGTACAGAAGGCAAAATCAACAGTCCTCATCTG ATTCTGGTTCTTCATCTTCATCTGAAGAAGAAAGACCTAAGAGATCCAACGTGAAGAATGGGGAAGTTGGTAGACGCCGACGCCATTCACATTCGCGCAGTCCATCACCGTCTCCACGAAAACGACAGAAGGAATCCTCCCCTCG TAGGAGGAGGAGAAGTCCATCGCCCCCACCAGCCAGGCGGCGACGGTCTCCTTCACCTGCCCCTCCTCCTAGGCGGCGGCGGTCACCTTCATTACCTCGTCGAAG gtCTCCATCACCACCCCCGCGCAGACGCTCACCTTCTCCGCGGAGATACTCTCCACCGATACAGAGACGATATTCTCCTTCTCCACCACCTAAGAGAAGAACGGCTTCTCCGCCTCCCCCGCCTAAACGAAGGGCATCACCTTCTCCACAGTCAAAACGCAGAGTCTCCCATTCACCACCGCCAAAACAAAGGAGCTCGCCAGCTGCTAAAAGGCGTTCACCTTCGATATCTTCCAAGCACAGGAAGGGATCTCCTCCCAGTAGGTCCAATCGGGAAACACGTTCTCCACCACAAAACAAAAGGCATTCACCTTCGCCACGGCCTAGAGCTTCTCATACCTCTGCAAgcccaccaccaccacgaagGGGAGCTTCGGCTTCACCCCAGAGAAGACAGTCTCCATCTCCAAGCACTAGACCCATCAGGAGGGTGTCAAGAACGCCAGAACCTaagaagacaaa GGCTTCCACACCAAGTCCACGATCTGCGAGACGGGTGTCGTCTTCACGGTCTGCATCAGGGTCACCTGAGCCAGCACCGAAAAAGCATCAAGGACCTCCATCTCCTACTCGGTCTCGTTCTCCTTCTGCAAACTGGTCACCTGCAAAAAAGGCTAAAAGCCCAACTCAGAGCCCATCACCTGCAAGG AATTCAGATCAAGAAGGGGgtggaaagaagaagaagaaaaagaaggataaGAAGcataaaaaggataaaaagcacaagaaacaCAAAAAACATAAGAAGGAGAAGGCtgcggcagctgcagcagctgctgccgtgGCTGCAGTAGATACCACGTCAGCACAGGAAGACCAGGAAGCAGAGACAGAACCCAAAAAG GAGACAGAAAGTGAACCAGAAGACAACCTTGATGATCTAGAAAAACACCTGCGAGAGAAGGCACTGAGGTCAATGAGGAAGGCGCAAGTGTCACCACCATCCTAG
- the SRRM1 gene encoding serine/arginine repetitive matrix protein 1 isoform X2: MDAGFFRGTSAEQDNRFSNKQKKLLKQLKFAECLEKKVDMSKVNLEVIKPWITKRVTEILGFEDDVVIEFIFNQLEVKNPDSKMMQINLTGFLNGKNAREFMGELWPLLLSAQENIAGIPTAFLELKKEEIKQRQIEQEKLASMKKQDEDKEKRDKEDKDNREKRDRSRSPRRRKSRSPSPRRRSSPVRRERKRSHSRSPHHRTKSRSATPAPEKKEATPEPEPSVKPKETVVQEATSNSDIPKAPKPEPPVPETKETSPERNSKKEREKEKEKTRQRSPTRSKSRSRSRSRSPSHSRPRRRHRSRSRRRPSPRRRPSPRRRSPPRRMPPPPRHRRSRSPVRRRRRSSASLSGSSSSSSSSRSRSPPKKPPKRTVSSPPRKTRRLSPSASPPRRRHRPSPPASPPPKPRRSPTPQQSNRARKSRGSVSPSRTSAPKHKSTEKRESPSPAPKPRKAELSESEEDKGGKMAAADSVQQRRQYRRQNQQSSSDSGSSSSSEEERPKRSNVKNGEVGRRRRHSHSRSPSPSPRKRQKESSPRMQMEKRWQSPVMKSRRRRSPSPPPARRRRSPSPAPPPRRRRSPSLPRRRSPSPPPRRRSPSPRRYSPPIQRRYSPSPPPKRRTASPPPPPKRRASPSPQSKRRVSHSPPPKQRSSPAAKRRSPSISSKHRKGSPPSRSNRETRSPPQNKRHSPSPRPRASHTSASPPPPRRGASASPQRRQSPSPSTRPIRRVSRTPEPKKTKASTPSPRSARRVSSSRSASGSPEPAPKKHQGPPSPTRSRSPSANWSPAKKAKSPTQSPSPARNSDQEGGGKKKKKKKDKKHKKDKKHKKHKKHKKEKAAAAAAAAAVAAVDTTSAQEDQEAETEPKKETESEPEDNLDDLEKHLREKALRSMRKAQVSPPS; this comes from the exons ATGGACGCGGGGTTCTTCCGC GGAACAAGTGCAGAACAGGACAATCGCTTCAGCAACAAGCAGAAGAAGCTGTTGAAGCAGTTGAAATTTGCAGAATGCTTAGAAAAGAAG GTGGACATGAGCAAAGTAAATCTGGAAGTAATCAAACCATGGATAACAAAACGAGTAACAGAAATCCTTGGATTTGAAGATGATGTAGTAATTGAATTTATATTCAACCAGTTGGAAGTGAAG AATCCAGATTCCAAAATGATGCAAATCAACCTGACTGGTTTTTTGAATGGGAAAAATGCTAGGGAGTTCATGGGAGAACTGTGGCCACTGCTATTAAGTGCACAAGAAAACATTGCTGGTATTCCAACTGCATTTCTGgaactgaagaaagaagaaataaaacagcgacag ATAGAGCAAGAGAAACTGGCTTCTATGAAGAAACAAGATGAAGACAAGGAGAAGAGAGATAAGGAAGAcaaagacaacagagaaaaaagagacAGATCCAGGAGTCCAAGAAG ACGCAAATCTAGGTCTCCTTCCCCTCGAAGGAGGTCGTCGCCTGTCAGAAGAGAGCGGAAACGCAGCCATTCTCGCTCCCCTCATCACAGAACCAAGAGCCGTAGTGCTACTCCTgcaccagaaaagaaagaggcaacTCCTGAGCCAGAACCTTCTGTGAAACCAAAGGAGACTGTTGTTCAAGAGGCAACTTCAAACAG tgaTATCCCAAAAGCTCCTAAACCTGAACCTCCCGTACCGGAGACGAAGGAAACTTCACCAGAACGTAATtcaaagaaggagagagagaaggaaaaagagaagactcGTCAAAGATCCCCAACTCGGTCCAAGTCAAGGTCAAGATCTCGGTCACGCTCTCCATCTCATTCTCGACCAAGAAGGCGTCATAGATCACGGTCAAG AAGGAGACCAAGCCCAAGACGACGACCATCTCCAAGGAGAAGGAGCCCTCCAAGGCGAATGCCTCCCCCACCCAGACACAGAAGAAGCAGATCCCCTGTGAGGCG GAGAAGACGGTCATCAGCATCCTTATCTGGCAgtagctcttcctcctcctcctcacgtTCCCGATCACCACCAAAGAAACCACCTAAAAGAACTGTATCCAGTCCTCCTCGTAAAACGCGTAGGCTCTCTCCTTCTGCAAGCCCTCCTAGGCGGAGGCACAGACCATCCCCACCAGCAAGTCCACCTCCAAAACCACGCAGGTCTCCAACACCCCAGCAGTCGAATCGTGCAAGAAAAAGCCGTGGCTCTGTTTCGCCTAGCAGAACATCag CACCCAAACATAAGAGTACTGAAAAAAGAGAATCTCCTTCGCCAGCACCAAAACCAAGGAAAGCAGAACTGTCTGAATCGG AAGAAGATAAAGGAGGTAAAATGGCTGCAGCAGACTCTGTTCAACAGAGGCGTCAGTACAGAAGGCAAAATCAACAGTCCTCATCTG ATTCTGGTTCTTCATCTTCATCTGAAGAAGAAAGACCTAAGAGATCCAACGTGAAGAATGGGGAAGTTGGTAGACGCCGACGCCATTCACATTCGCGCAGTCCATCACCGTCTCCACGAAAACGACAGAAGGAATCCTCCCCTCG GATGCAGATGGAAAAGAGGTGGCAATCGCCAGTGATGAAAAG TAGGAGGAGGAGAAGTCCATCGCCCCCACCAGCCAGGCGGCGACGGTCTCCTTCACCTGCCCCTCCTCCTAGGCGGCGGCGGTCACCTTCATTACCTCGTCGAAG gtCTCCATCACCACCCCCGCGCAGACGCTCACCTTCTCCGCGGAGATACTCTCCACCGATACAGAGACGATATTCTCCTTCTCCACCACCTAAGAGAAGAACGGCTTCTCCGCCTCCCCCGCCTAAACGAAGGGCATCACCTTCTCCACAGTCAAAACGCAGAGTCTCCCATTCACCACCGCCAAAACAAAGGAGCTCGCCAGCTGCTAAAAGGCGTTCACCTTCGATATCTTCCAAGCACAGGAAGGGATCTCCTCCCAGTAGGTCCAATCGGGAAACACGTTCTCCACCACAAAACAAAAGGCATTCACCTTCGCCACGGCCTAGAGCTTCTCATACCTCTGCAAgcccaccaccaccacgaagGGGAGCTTCGGCTTCACCCCAGAGAAGACAGTCTCCATCTCCAAGCACTAGACCCATCAGGAGGGTGTCAAGAACGCCAGAACCTaagaagacaaa GGCTTCCACACCAAGTCCACGATCTGCGAGACGGGTGTCGTCTTCACGGTCTGCATCAGGGTCACCTGAGCCAGCACCGAAAAAGCATCAAGGACCTCCATCTCCTACTCGGTCTCGTTCTCCTTCTGCAAACTGGTCACCTGCAAAAAAGGCTAAAAGCCCAACTCAGAGCCCATCACCTGCAAGG AATTCAGATCAAGAAGGGGgtggaaagaagaagaagaaaaagaaggataaGAAGcataaaaaggataaaaagcacaagaaacaCAAAAAACATAAGAAGGAGAAGGCtgcggcagctgcagcagctgctgccgtgGCTGCAGTAGATACCACGTCAGCACAGGAAGACCAGGAAGCAGAGACAGAACCCAAAAAG GAGACAGAAAGTGAACCAGAAGACAACCTTGATGATCTAGAAAAACACCTGCGAGAGAAGGCACTGAGGTCAATGAGGAAGGCGCAAGTGTCACCACCATCCTAG
- the SRRM1 gene encoding serine/arginine repetitive matrix protein 1 isoform X8, whose amino-acid sequence MLFFQITGLSSCHISLQNPDSKMMQINLTGFLNGKNAREFMGELWPLLLSAQENIAGIPTAFLELKKEEIKQRQIEQEKLASMKKQDEDKEKRDKEDKDNREKRDRSRSPRRRKSRSPSPRRRSSPVRRERKRSHSRSPHHRTKSRSATPAPEKKEATPEPEPSVKPKETVVQEATSNSDIPKAPKPEPPVPETKETSPERNSKKEREKEKEKTRQRSPTRSKSRSRSRSRSPSHSRPRRRHRSRSRSYSPRRRPSPRRRPSPRRRSPPRRMPPPPRHRRSRSPVRRRRRSSASLSGSSSSSSSSRSRSPPKKPPKRTVSSPPRKTRRLSPSASPPRRRHRPSPPASPPPKPRRSPTPQQSNRARKSRGSVSPSRTSAPKHKSTEKRESPSPAPKPRKAELSESEEDKGGKMAAADSVQQRRQYRRQNQQSSSDSGSSSSSEEERPKRSNVKNGEVGRRRRHSHSRSPSPSPRKRQKESSPRMQMEKRWQSPVMKSRRRRSPSPPPARRRRSPSPAPPPRRRRSPSLPRRRSPSPPPRRRSPSPRRYSPPIQRRYSPSPPPKRRTASPPPPPKRRASPSPQSKRRVSHSPPPKQRSSPAAKRRSPSISSKHRKGSPPSRSNRETRSPPQNKRHSPSPRPRASHTSASPPPPRRGASASPQRRQSPSPSTRPIRRVSRTPEPKKTKASTPSPRSARRVSSSRSASGSPEPAPKKHQGPPSPTRSRSPSANWSPAKKAKSPTQSPSPARNSDQEGGGKKKKKKKDKKHKKDKKHKKHKKHKKEKAAAAAAAAAVAAVDTTSAQEDQEAETEPKKETESEPEDNLDDLEKHLREKALRSMRKAQVSPPS is encoded by the exons ATGTTGTTTTTTCAGATAACCGGTTTGTCTTCCTGTCATATCTCTTTGCAGAATCCAGATTCCAAAATGATGCAAATCAACCTGACTGGTTTTTTGAATGGGAAAAATGCTAGGGAGTTCATGGGAGAACTGTGGCCACTGCTATTAAGTGCACAAGAAAACATTGCTGGTATTCCAACTGCATTTCTGgaactgaagaaagaagaaataaaacagcgacag ATAGAGCAAGAGAAACTGGCTTCTATGAAGAAACAAGATGAAGACAAGGAGAAGAGAGATAAGGAAGAcaaagacaacagagaaaaaagagacAGATCCAGGAGTCCAAGAAG ACGCAAATCTAGGTCTCCTTCCCCTCGAAGGAGGTCGTCGCCTGTCAGAAGAGAGCGGAAACGCAGCCATTCTCGCTCCCCTCATCACAGAACCAAGAGCCGTAGTGCTACTCCTgcaccagaaaagaaagaggcaacTCCTGAGCCAGAACCTTCTGTGAAACCAAAGGAGACTGTTGTTCAAGAGGCAACTTCAAACAG tgaTATCCCAAAAGCTCCTAAACCTGAACCTCCCGTACCGGAGACGAAGGAAACTTCACCAGAACGTAATtcaaagaaggagagagagaaggaaaaagagaagactcGTCAAAGATCCCCAACTCGGTCCAAGTCAAGGTCAAGATCTCGGTCACGCTCTCCATCTCATTCTCGACCAAGAAGGCGTCATAGATCACGGTCAAG GTCTTACTCCCCTAGAAGGAGACCAAGCCCAAGACGACGACCATCTCCAAGGAGAAGGAGCCCTCCAAGGCGAATGCCTCCCCCACCCAGACACAGAAGAAGCAGATCCCCTGTGAGGCG GAGAAGACGGTCATCAGCATCCTTATCTGGCAgtagctcttcctcctcctcctcacgtTCCCGATCACCACCAAAGAAACCACCTAAAAGAACTGTATCCAGTCCTCCTCGTAAAACGCGTAGGCTCTCTCCTTCTGCAAGCCCTCCTAGGCGGAGGCACAGACCATCCCCACCAGCAAGTCCACCTCCAAAACCACGCAGGTCTCCAACACCCCAGCAGTCGAATCGTGCAAGAAAAAGCCGTGGCTCTGTTTCGCCTAGCAGAACATCag CACCCAAACATAAGAGTACTGAAAAAAGAGAATCTCCTTCGCCAGCACCAAAACCAAGGAAAGCAGAACTGTCTGAATCGG AAGAAGATAAAGGAGGTAAAATGGCTGCAGCAGACTCTGTTCAACAGAGGCGTCAGTACAGAAGGCAAAATCAACAGTCCTCATCTG ATTCTGGTTCTTCATCTTCATCTGAAGAAGAAAGACCTAAGAGATCCAACGTGAAGAATGGGGAAGTTGGTAGACGCCGACGCCATTCACATTCGCGCAGTCCATCACCGTCTCCACGAAAACGACAGAAGGAATCCTCCCCTCG GATGCAGATGGAAAAGAGGTGGCAATCGCCAGTGATGAAAAG TAGGAGGAGGAGAAGTCCATCGCCCCCACCAGCCAGGCGGCGACGGTCTCCTTCACCTGCCCCTCCTCCTAGGCGGCGGCGGTCACCTTCATTACCTCGTCGAAG gtCTCCATCACCACCCCCGCGCAGACGCTCACCTTCTCCGCGGAGATACTCTCCACCGATACAGAGACGATATTCTCCTTCTCCACCACCTAAGAGAAGAACGGCTTCTCCGCCTCCCCCGCCTAAACGAAGGGCATCACCTTCTCCACAGTCAAAACGCAGAGTCTCCCATTCACCACCGCCAAAACAAAGGAGCTCGCCAGCTGCTAAAAGGCGTTCACCTTCGATATCTTCCAAGCACAGGAAGGGATCTCCTCCCAGTAGGTCCAATCGGGAAACACGTTCTCCACCACAAAACAAAAGGCATTCACCTTCGCCACGGCCTAGAGCTTCTCATACCTCTGCAAgcccaccaccaccacgaagGGGAGCTTCGGCTTCACCCCAGAGAAGACAGTCTCCATCTCCAAGCACTAGACCCATCAGGAGGGTGTCAAGAACGCCAGAACCTaagaagacaaa GGCTTCCACACCAAGTCCACGATCTGCGAGACGGGTGTCGTCTTCACGGTCTGCATCAGGGTCACCTGAGCCAGCACCGAAAAAGCATCAAGGACCTCCATCTCCTACTCGGTCTCGTTCTCCTTCTGCAAACTGGTCACCTGCAAAAAAGGCTAAAAGCCCAACTCAGAGCCCATCACCTGCAAGG AATTCAGATCAAGAAGGGGgtggaaagaagaagaagaaaaagaaggataaGAAGcataaaaaggataaaaagcacaagaaacaCAAAAAACATAAGAAGGAGAAGGCtgcggcagctgcagcagctgctgccgtgGCTGCAGTAGATACCACGTCAGCACAGGAAGACCAGGAAGCAGAGACAGAACCCAAAAAG GAGACAGAAAGTGAACCAGAAGACAACCTTGATGATCTAGAAAAACACCTGCGAGAGAAGGCACTGAGGTCAATGAGGAAGGCGCAAGTGTCACCACCATCCTAG
- the SRRM1 gene encoding serine/arginine repetitive matrix protein 1 isoform X7 yields MDAGFFRGTSAEQDNRFSNKQKKLLKQLKFAECLEKKVDMSKVNLEVIKPWITKRVTEILGFEDDVVIEFIFNQLEVKNPDSKMMQINLTGFLNGKNAREFMGELWPLLLSAQENIAGIPTAFLELKKEEIKQRQIEQEKLASMKKQDEDKEKRDKEDKDNREKRDRSRSPRRRKSRSPSPRRRSSPVRRERKRSHSRSPHHRTKSRSATPAPEKKEATPEPEPSVKPKETVVQEATSNSDIPKAPKPEPPVPETKETSPERNSKKEREKEKEKTRQRSPTRSKSRSRSRSRSPSHSRPRRRHRSRSRSYSPRRRPSPRRRPSPRRRSPPRRMPPPPRHRRSRSPVRRRRRSSASLSGSSSSSSSSRSRSPPKKPPKRTVSSPPRKTRRLSPSASPPRRRHRPSPPASPPPKPRRSPTPQQSNRARKSRGSVSPSRTSAPKHKSTEKRESPSPAPKPRKAELSESEEDKGGKMAAADSVQQRRQYRRQNQQSSSEERPKRSNVKNGEVGRRRRHSHSRSPSPSPRKRQKESSPRRRRRSPSPPPARRRRSPSPAPPPRRRRSPSLPRRRSPSPPPRRRSPSPRRYSPPIQRRYSPSPPPKRRTASPPPPPKRRASPSPQSKRRVSHSPPPKQRSSPAAKRRSPSISSKHRKGSPPSRSNRETRSPPQNKRHSPSPRPRASHTSASPPPPRRGASASPQRRQSPSPSTRPIRRVSRTPEPKKTKASTPSPRSARRVSSSRSASGSPEPAPKKHQGPPSPTRSRSPSANWSPAKKAKSPTQSPSPARNSDQEGGGKKKKKKKDKKHKKDKKHKKHKKHKKEKAAAAAAAAAVAAVDTTSAQEDQEAETEPKKETESEPEDNLDDLEKHLREKALRSMRKAQVSPPS; encoded by the exons ATGGACGCGGGGTTCTTCCGC GGAACAAGTGCAGAACAGGACAATCGCTTCAGCAACAAGCAGAAGAAGCTGTTGAAGCAGTTGAAATTTGCAGAATGCTTAGAAAAGAAG GTGGACATGAGCAAAGTAAATCTGGAAGTAATCAAACCATGGATAACAAAACGAGTAACAGAAATCCTTGGATTTGAAGATGATGTAGTAATTGAATTTATATTCAACCAGTTGGAAGTGAAG AATCCAGATTCCAAAATGATGCAAATCAACCTGACTGGTTTTTTGAATGGGAAAAATGCTAGGGAGTTCATGGGAGAACTGTGGCCACTGCTATTAAGTGCACAAGAAAACATTGCTGGTATTCCAACTGCATTTCTGgaactgaagaaagaagaaataaaacagcgacag ATAGAGCAAGAGAAACTGGCTTCTATGAAGAAACAAGATGAAGACAAGGAGAAGAGAGATAAGGAAGAcaaagacaacagagaaaaaagagacAGATCCAGGAGTCCAAGAAG ACGCAAATCTAGGTCTCCTTCCCCTCGAAGGAGGTCGTCGCCTGTCAGAAGAGAGCGGAAACGCAGCCATTCTCGCTCCCCTCATCACAGAACCAAGAGCCGTAGTGCTACTCCTgcaccagaaaagaaagaggcaacTCCTGAGCCAGAACCTTCTGTGAAACCAAAGGAGACTGTTGTTCAAGAGGCAACTTCAAACAG tgaTATCCCAAAAGCTCCTAAACCTGAACCTCCCGTACCGGAGACGAAGGAAACTTCACCAGAACGTAATtcaaagaaggagagagagaaggaaaaagagaagactcGTCAAAGATCCCCAACTCGGTCCAAGTCAAGGTCAAGATCTCGGTCACGCTCTCCATCTCATTCTCGACCAAGAAGGCGTCATAGATCACGGTCAAG GTCTTACTCCCCTAGAAGGAGACCAAGCCCAAGACGACGACCATCTCCAAGGAGAAGGAGCCCTCCAAGGCGAATGCCTCCCCCACCCAGACACAGAAGAAGCAGATCCCCTGTGAGGCG GAGAAGACGGTCATCAGCATCCTTATCTGGCAgtagctcttcctcctcctcctcacgtTCCCGATCACCACCAAAGAAACCACCTAAAAGAACTGTATCCAGTCCTCCTCGTAAAACGCGTAGGCTCTCTCCTTCTGCAAGCCCTCCTAGGCGGAGGCACAGACCATCCCCACCAGCAAGTCCACCTCCAAAACCACGCAGGTCTCCAACACCCCAGCAGTCGAATCGTGCAAGAAAAAGCCGTGGCTCTGTTTCGCCTAGCAGAACATCag CACCCAAACATAAGAGTACTGAAAAAAGAGAATCTCCTTCGCCAGCACCAAAACCAAGGAAAGCAGAACTGTCTGAATCGG AAGAAGATAAAGGAGGTAAAATGGCTGCAGCAGACTCTGTTCAACAGAGGCGTCAGTACAGAAGGCAAAATCAACAGTCCTCATCTG AAGAAAGACCTAAGAGATCCAACGTGAAGAATGGGGAAGTTGGTAGACGCCGACGCCATTCACATTCGCGCAGTCCATCACCGTCTCCACGAAAACGACAGAAGGAATCCTCCCCTCG TAGGAGGAGGAGAAGTCCATCGCCCCCACCAGCCAGGCGGCGACGGTCTCCTTCACCTGCCCCTCCTCCTAGGCGGCGGCGGTCACCTTCATTACCTCGTCGAAG gtCTCCATCACCACCCCCGCGCAGACGCTCACCTTCTCCGCGGAGATACTCTCCACCGATACAGAGACGATATTCTCCTTCTCCACCACCTAAGAGAAGAACGGCTTCTCCGCCTCCCCCGCCTAAACGAAGGGCATCACCTTCTCCACAGTCAAAACGCAGAGTCTCCCATTCACCACCGCCAAAACAAAGGAGCTCGCCAGCTGCTAAAAGGCGTTCACCTTCGATATCTTCCAAGCACAGGAAGGGATCTCCTCCCAGTAGGTCCAATCGGGAAACACGTTCTCCACCACAAAACAAAAGGCATTCACCTTCGCCACGGCCTAGAGCTTCTCATACCTCTGCAAgcccaccaccaccacgaagGGGAGCTTCGGCTTCACCCCAGAGAAGACAGTCTCCATCTCCAAGCACTAGACCCATCAGGAGGGTGTCAAGAACGCCAGAACCTaagaagacaaa GGCTTCCACACCAAGTCCACGATCTGCGAGACGGGTGTCGTCTTCACGGTCTGCATCAGGGTCACCTGAGCCAGCACCGAAAAAGCATCAAGGACCTCCATCTCCTACTCGGTCTCGTTCTCCTTCTGCAAACTGGTCACCTGCAAAAAAGGCTAAAAGCCCAACTCAGAGCCCATCACCTGCAAGG AATTCAGATCAAGAAGGGGgtggaaagaagaagaagaaaaagaaggataaGAAGcataaaaaggataaaaagcacaagaaacaCAAAAAACATAAGAAGGAGAAGGCtgcggcagctgcagcagctgctgccgtgGCTGCAGTAGATACCACGTCAGCACAGGAAGACCAGGAAGCAGAGACAGAACCCAAAAAG GAGACAGAAAGTGAACCAGAAGACAACCTTGATGATCTAGAAAAACACCTGCGAGAGAAGGCACTGAGGTCAATGAGGAAGGCGCAAGTGTCACCACCATCCTAG